From a region of the Aeoliella mucimassa genome:
- a CDS encoding FAD:protein FMN transferase has translation MSSEQPTHRREFITGRTAGKLVQGAAGRAADHFTQFADALSLGSPAPTEPVTPGYVLSLSRKAMACEFEIRLNADRRGDDRQTGAAMEALDLVEELEDQMTVYREVGEMVELNQQASHDWVEVEPRLFAMFELADTLYQQTGGAFDITGGPLSRAWGFDVRRGRIPTEEQLTAARSVVGWQYVELDRDRHRVRFNKPGVELNVNSIGKGYAVDRAAEVLAEQGVENFLFHGGRSTLLARGQRTGCEGWTARVRHPLRPQQVVAEFTLLNQALSTSGAATQSFVIGGQRYGHLIDPRTGQPADTMHSVTVVADNGALADALSTAFFVMGEQAAVDYCEQHPEVQALLVLAGNTPGEVRLRPLNLVERER, from the coding sequence ATGAGCAGCGAGCAACCTACGCACCGACGAGAGTTTATTACTGGCCGTACCGCGGGCAAGCTGGTGCAGGGGGCTGCGGGGCGGGCGGCCGACCACTTTACGCAGTTTGCCGACGCGTTATCGTTGGGCTCACCGGCCCCGACCGAACCGGTTACGCCCGGCTACGTGCTTAGTTTGTCGAGAAAAGCGATGGCCTGCGAGTTCGAAATTCGGCTAAACGCGGATCGCCGAGGAGACGATCGACAAACCGGGGCCGCGATGGAGGCCCTCGATTTGGTGGAAGAACTGGAAGACCAAATGACCGTCTACCGCGAGGTCGGCGAGATGGTCGAACTCAACCAGCAGGCGTCCCACGATTGGGTGGAAGTGGAGCCTCGGCTGTTCGCGATGTTCGAACTGGCCGACACCTTGTACCAGCAGACGGGGGGGGCGTTCGACATTACCGGGGGACCACTTTCGCGGGCGTGGGGGTTCGATGTGCGTCGCGGACGGATTCCCACCGAAGAGCAACTGACCGCCGCCCGTTCGGTGGTGGGATGGCAGTACGTGGAGCTCGATCGCGATCGTCATCGGGTGCGTTTCAACAAGCCAGGTGTCGAGCTGAACGTGAACAGCATCGGCAAAGGCTACGCCGTGGATCGCGCGGCCGAAGTGCTGGCCGAGCAAGGCGTCGAGAACTTTTTGTTCCATGGCGGGCGAAGCACGCTGCTCGCCCGTGGGCAGCGTACCGGCTGCGAAGGGTGGACCGCCCGAGTGCGACATCCACTCCGCCCGCAGCAAGTGGTTGCCGAGTTCACACTACTCAACCAAGCGCTTTCGACCTCGGGGGCGGCGACCCAGTCGTTTGTGATCGGTGGGCAGCGCTACGGGCACCTCATCGATCCTCGCACCGGTCAGCCGGCCGACACGATGCACTCGGTCACGGTGGTCGCCGACAACGGTGCGCTGGCCGACGCGCTCTCGACCGCGTTCTTCGTGATGGGCGAACAAGCCGCGGTCGACTATTGCGAGCAGCATCCCGAGGTGCAAGCCTTGCTAGTGCTCGCCGGCAACACGCCCGGCGAAGTACGACTCCGCCCGCTGAATCTGGTAGAACGCGAGCGATAG
- a CDS encoding Gfo/Idh/MocA family oxidoreductase, translated as MSRSSYSRRDFLQHSTIAAAATAVPFSWTTKAFANDEANDRPRIGCIGVGSMGTGDAQHHAHFGDVLAVCDVDMGHCLRAKNHDGIGKGKADAYEDYRRVLDRDDIDVVSVVTTDHWHTKIAVEALEAGKHVFCQKPLTLTLEENQLIRNACKKHPELVFVVGTQQRSQRDLFLRAVNMVHKGLLGDITKVTAGINGSPTGGPFKAVVPPADLDWYMWLGQAPLTDYMQRRCHYEFRWWYEYSGGKFTDWGAHHVDIATWALNQDKEGDGPVEINGTDAKHPVPYEDGYPTVDNCYNTSHDFNVICKYANGVELHVTSRGDNGVTFEGTKGRLFVNRGKITGKPIEENWDKDVWNDEAVRALYKDKPFEGHKENFYRCIREGGQPVSDVYTHVQTMNTCHLSAIAARLGRTIKWDPHTEQIVGDEQAAGFMARKPRPGFEILKV; from the coding sequence ATGTCACGTTCATCGTACTCTCGTCGCGACTTCCTTCAACATTCCACCATCGCGGCCGCTGCCACGGCGGTGCCGTTTAGCTGGACCACCAAGGCGTTTGCCAACGACGAGGCGAACGATCGCCCGCGGATCGGTTGCATTGGTGTCGGTAGCATGGGCACCGGCGACGCCCAGCATCATGCCCACTTCGGCGACGTGCTGGCAGTTTGCGATGTCGACATGGGACATTGCCTGCGTGCGAAGAACCACGATGGCATCGGCAAAGGCAAGGCCGACGCATACGAAGACTACCGCCGGGTGCTGGATCGTGACGACATCGATGTGGTGAGCGTCGTTACCACCGATCACTGGCACACCAAGATTGCCGTCGAAGCCCTCGAAGCCGGCAAGCACGTCTTCTGCCAGAAACCGCTTACGCTTACCCTGGAAGAAAACCAACTGATTCGCAACGCCTGCAAGAAACACCCCGAACTCGTGTTTGTGGTCGGCACGCAGCAACGTAGCCAGCGAGACCTGTTCCTGCGTGCGGTGAACATGGTTCATAAAGGCCTGCTGGGCGACATCACTAAAGTCACTGCTGGCATCAATGGCAGCCCGACCGGTGGCCCGTTCAAGGCAGTGGTTCCTCCGGCCGATCTCGACTGGTACATGTGGCTCGGCCAGGCTCCGCTCACCGACTACATGCAGAGGCGTTGCCATTATGAGTTCCGTTGGTGGTACGAGTACTCCGGCGGTAAGTTCACCGACTGGGGTGCCCACCATGTCGACATCGCCACCTGGGCGCTCAACCAGGATAAGGAAGGCGACGGCCCGGTCGAAATCAACGGCACCGACGCCAAGCATCCAGTGCCTTACGAAGATGGTTACCCGACCGTCGACAACTGCTATAACACGTCGCACGACTTCAACGTGATCTGCAAGTACGCCAATGGTGTCGAGCTGCACGTGACCAGCCGTGGCGACAACGGCGTTACCTTCGAAGGCACTAAGGGCCGGCTCTTTGTGAATCGTGGCAAGATCACTGGCAAGCCGATCGAAGAGAACTGGGACAAAGACGTGTGGAACGACGAAGCGGTGCGGGCCTTGTACAAGGACAAGCCGTTCGAAGGCCACAAGGAGAACTTCTACCGCTGCATCCGCGAAGGTGGACAGCCGGTGTCCGACGTTTACACCCACGTGCAAACGATGAACACCTGCCATCTGTCGGCCATCGCTGCTCGCCTGGGACGCACCATCAAGTGGGACCCGCACACCGAGCAAATCGTCGGCGACGAACAGGCGGCTGGCTTCATGGCCCGCAAGCCACGTCCTGGTTTCGAGATCCTCAAGGTCTAA
- a CDS encoding DNA polymerase Y family protein: MIGHVDADCFYVSAERVRFPHLRGMPVGVLGNHGACIIAKSYEMKAAGVATGVPIWEAITLCPQAVYVKRDFVWYESVSRKMLSVVRKISPQVEFYSIDEQFFVAPDATIGSRLQRDILHQVGVPVSVGIAPTKTLAKLISDSSKPFGCGVVLTEDQRRELLHERPITDVTGIAKRSAKRLAQYGIHTCEQFAAADRAFIRWLLTKRGEDLWWELNGTPVQPVQTTRPTHKFVSRGGSIGKASRDPQRVQAFVVRNVERLVEALTHYELCCDQLILSLLFRDAPERSERCSLLGSRGDFETLLQAALHMLPRAWQPDTAFVHYMHVIASGLRPAGRRQRSLFEQSQLSDIKREINHRMGRFVLRSGATLPLVDVYGDAANNYDICDIYGKSCF; encoded by the coding sequence ATGATAGGTCATGTGGATGCCGATTGCTTTTACGTCTCTGCCGAACGGGTGCGGTTTCCGCATTTGCGAGGCATGCCGGTCGGGGTATTGGGTAACCACGGGGCCTGCATCATTGCCAAAAGCTACGAAATGAAAGCTGCCGGCGTGGCGACCGGCGTGCCGATCTGGGAGGCCATTACCCTTTGCCCCCAGGCGGTGTACGTCAAACGCGACTTCGTATGGTACGAGTCGGTAAGTCGCAAGATGCTATCGGTTGTGCGTAAGATCAGCCCGCAGGTCGAGTTTTACTCGATCGACGAGCAGTTTTTCGTCGCCCCTGACGCCACGATCGGCTCACGACTGCAGCGCGACATCCTGCACCAGGTCGGCGTACCGGTCAGCGTGGGGATTGCGCCGACCAAGACGCTCGCCAAGCTGATTTCCGACTCGTCCAAACCCTTCGGCTGCGGCGTAGTACTAACCGAGGATCAGCGTCGCGAGCTGCTGCACGAGCGACCGATTACCGACGTTACCGGCATCGCCAAACGTAGCGCCAAGCGGCTCGCCCAGTATGGCATTCATACGTGCGAGCAGTTTGCTGCTGCCGATCGGGCGTTTATTCGCTGGTTGCTTACCAAGCGCGGCGAAGACCTCTGGTGGGAACTCAATGGCACCCCCGTGCAGCCCGTGCAAACCACTCGCCCAACGCATAAGTTCGTGTCGCGCGGCGGCAGCATTGGCAAAGCGAGTCGCGATCCCCAGCGCGTGCAGGCGTTCGTCGTTCGCAACGTCGAGCGACTGGTCGAAGCACTCACCCACTACGAATTGTGTTGCGATCAGCTCATCCTGTCGCTGCTGTTTCGCGACGCTCCCGAGCGTTCGGAGCGGTGCAGCCTGCTCGGCAGCCGAGGCGACTTCGAAACCCTGCTCCAGGCAGCCCTGCACATGCTTCCCCGTGCATGGCAGCCCGACACCGCGTTTGTGCATTACATGCACGTGATCGCCAGCGGGCTGCGTCCCGCCGGGCGGCGGCAACGAAGTTTGTTCGAACAATCGCAATTATCCGACATCAAGCGCGAGATCAATCATAGAATGGGGCGGTTCGTTCTGCGTAGCGGGGCGACGCTGCCGCTGGTCGACGTGTACGGCGACGCAGCCAACAATTACGACATCTGCGACATTTACGGCAAAAGTTGTTTCTGA
- a CDS encoding PQQ-binding-like beta-propeller repeat protein, which produces MTRHGCVSLLLVAMLCLVVGCKEKASTEQAKTNDTPAAGSPAGDTETGAVGQGSAPAEEPAQPVIAPEDLPTPVELTEDDWPWFRGQQNDAKVHSQVKLARSWPAEGPPVLWETTVGEGYSSPSVVGDRVYLNDYNEETKEWMVRCLSFDDGEEQWTYKVKKEIRPNHGITRSAPATDGGFVFAIDPKCELHCLDARNGNLIWKKFLPKLYDSMIPAWYNGQCPLIEGDRVIIAAGGKALLVAFDKATGEPVWETPNPDQQLITHSSVMPVELDGVRQYAYYTMQGLVGIDAETGAMLWQFPWKFSTAVPTTPLALGDGKFLVTSSYGARTAVCQVTHDGDTWKAEELLSLAPPTDGWNSEVHTPIVHNGKIYGVGKKSRGLWTCLDMECNEVWNSRRKSFDLGGYVLADGMFFALDGRSGALRLIDAEADEYQQLAEAKILSGPDVWAPPVIVRGKLLVRDLGKMLCLDVREQTLAADTSDSKLQ; this is translated from the coding sequence ATGACACGCCACGGTTGCGTAAGTCTGCTACTAGTCGCTATGCTGTGCCTCGTTGTCGGTTGCAAAGAGAAGGCATCCACCGAGCAAGCCAAGACAAACGACACACCGGCGGCGGGCTCTCCGGCAGGAGATACAGAGACAGGAGCGGTTGGCCAAGGATCGGCCCCCGCCGAAGAGCCCGCTCAGCCGGTTATCGCCCCCGAAGATCTTCCCACCCCGGTCGAGCTGACCGAAGACGACTGGCCCTGGTTCCGCGGCCAGCAGAACGATGCCAAGGTGCATAGTCAGGTGAAGCTGGCCCGCTCGTGGCCAGCCGAGGGTCCCCCCGTGTTGTGGGAAACCACTGTGGGCGAAGGCTATTCGTCTCCCTCCGTGGTTGGCGACCGAGTCTATCTAAACGACTACAACGAAGAGACCAAAGAGTGGATGGTCCGCTGTCTGTCGTTCGACGATGGCGAGGAGCAGTGGACCTACAAGGTAAAGAAGGAGATTCGCCCAAACCACGGCATCACCCGCTCGGCACCAGCCACCGACGGCGGATTTGTGTTTGCCATCGATCCCAAGTGCGAGCTGCACTGCCTCGACGCCCGCAATGGCAACCTGATCTGGAAAAAGTTCCTTCCTAAGCTGTACGACAGCATGATTCCCGCCTGGTACAACGGCCAATGCCCGCTGATCGAGGGCGATCGGGTGATTATCGCTGCCGGCGGCAAAGCACTGCTGGTAGCCTTCGATAAAGCAACCGGCGAGCCGGTGTGGGAAACGCCCAACCCCGACCAGCAACTCATCACTCACTCGTCGGTGATGCCGGTCGAGCTCGATGGGGTTCGCCAGTACGCGTACTACACCATGCAAGGCCTGGTCGGCATCGACGCCGAAACCGGCGCGATGCTCTGGCAGTTCCCCTGGAAGTTCAGCACCGCGGTCCCCACCACCCCACTAGCGCTCGGCGACGGCAAGTTCCTGGTCACCAGCAGCTATGGCGCCCGCACCGCGGTCTGCCAGGTAACTCACGACGGCGATACCTGGAAGGCCGAAGAGCTGCTATCGCTGGCTCCCCCGACCGACGGTTGGAACTCCGAAGTACACACCCCGATCGTCCACAACGGCAAAATCTACGGGGTCGGCAAGAAGAGCCGTGGCCTGTGGACTTGCCTCGATATGGAGTGCAATGAGGTGTGGAACAGCCGCCGGAAGTCGTTCGACCTCGGTGGCTACGTGCTCGCCGATGGCATGTTCTTCGCACTCGATGGCCGCTCCGGGGCGCTCCGCCTGATCGATGCCGAGGCCGACGAGTACCAGCAACTGGCCGAAGCCAAAATACTGAGTGGCCCCGACGTGTGGGCCCCGCCTGTGATTGTTCGCGGCAAGCTTCTGGTCCGCGACTTAGGCAAAATGCTGTGCTTGGATGTTCGTGAGCAAACCCTTGCGGCGGACACCAGCGATTCGAAGCTTCAATAG
- a CDS encoding NHL repeat-containing protein, translating into MRFTHHKSLTIEQGSRVLFEMRLAGIAVDPDDRLLAVGDDHIKQFSDTGELEQQIPLPGLGWCVLAEDDALWVGMDGALFQLDREGKRIRTIRNNQLGRITSIAAVGDHLLLADATNRTIHEFTRDGKYLGEVGTKANTRGYMIPNGLLDLCSEASTETLLVAHPQKHRIERFNDAGELIDKWGKFGMHSPADFGGCCNPTNIAVAADGVIAVSEKAPPRVKFYSSVGEYLTLIESPLFNPNTANIDLAFDSTGNLYVSDPARRAIELFSLVAEEVAIP; encoded by the coding sequence ATGAGATTTACCCATCACAAGTCGCTAACCATCGAACAGGGCAGCCGGGTGCTGTTCGAAATGAGACTCGCCGGCATCGCAGTCGATCCCGACGATCGACTACTGGCCGTCGGCGACGATCATATCAAGCAGTTCTCCGATACCGGTGAGCTGGAGCAACAGATCCCGCTGCCAGGTCTGGGATGGTGCGTGCTGGCGGAAGACGACGCGCTGTGGGTCGGCATGGATGGCGCGCTATTCCAGCTCGACCGAGAGGGCAAGCGGATTCGCACCATTCGCAACAATCAGCTAGGGCGAATCACGTCGATCGCCGCGGTGGGCGATCACCTGCTGCTGGCCGATGCCACGAATCGCACGATTCACGAGTTTACCCGCGACGGTAAATACCTCGGCGAAGTCGGCACCAAGGCGAACACTCGCGGCTACATGATTCCCAACGGGCTGCTCGACCTGTGCAGCGAGGCCAGCACCGAAACGCTGCTTGTTGCCCATCCGCAGAAGCATCGCATCGAGCGCTTCAACGACGCTGGCGAGCTGATCGACAAGTGGGGCAAGTTCGGCATGCACTCGCCGGCCGATTTTGGCGGCTGCTGCAACCCGACGAACATCGCCGTGGCGGCCGACGGCGTGATCGCTGTCAGCGAGAAGGCCCCGCCCCGCGTCAAGTTTTACAGTAGCGTCGGCGAGTACCTGACGCTCATCGAATCGCCATTGTTCAATCCCAACACGGCGAACATCGACCTGGCTTTCGACTCCACTGGCAATCTCTACGTAAGCGACCCAGCCCGTCGAGCCATCGAACTGTTCTCGCTAGTTGCGGAGGAAGTCGCCATCCCATGA
- a CDS encoding 4Fe-4S binding protein, with protein sequence MSETNRRTFLQRSGQVACAAAIGGVAVQLGRRASEHDIWTISPNHCVNIRLGVAGASNVCEECATSCVLPLSAVRAVNNHAECGRCCICPAYFDVMSPVGPDGLPTKKLCPRDAITRTPIGVFDEYDPLNNYYEYTIDEQKCNGCGRCVMECKAPAGLGSIRLEVRSDLCLRCNRCTIATNCPEDAYRRVGPEPAPPTTLEGGHA encoded by the coding sequence ATGAGCGAAACCAATCGTCGTACGTTCCTCCAACGCTCTGGCCAGGTCGCCTGTGCCGCTGCCATAGGCGGTGTGGCGGTACAGCTCGGCCGGCGAGCGTCGGAGCACGACATCTGGACCATCTCTCCCAATCATTGCGTGAATATCCGCTTGGGAGTCGCCGGGGCCAGTAACGTGTGCGAAGAATGTGCGACAAGCTGCGTGCTGCCACTCTCCGCCGTGCGGGCGGTGAACAACCACGCGGAGTGTGGCCGCTGCTGCATTTGTCCAGCGTATTTCGACGTGATGAGCCCCGTAGGCCCCGATGGCCTGCCAACCAAGAAGCTCTGCCCCCGCGACGCGATCACGCGGACCCCGATCGGCGTGTTCGACGAGTACGACCCGCTCAACAACTACTACGAGTACACCATCGACGAGCAGAAGTGCAACGGCTGCGGGCGGTGCGTGATGGAATGCAAAGCGCCGGCCGGGCTTGGTTCGATTCGGCTCGAAGTGCGGTCCGACCTCTGCTTGCGATGCAATCGCTGCACGATCGCGACCAACTGCCCCGAAGACGCGTACCGACGCGTCGGCCCCGAGCCCGCCCCGCCGACCACCCTCGAGGGAGGTCACGCGTGA
- a CDS encoding 4Fe-4S binding protein, protein MANQKDRTWTARQLMAVLVLLALLPYALAQAQDYTHQEYTRQATTAPQVDDIGGDYALPEVQQSLPRSVWLQGLDVILLIAGMGAIAYAVHRGRRRWVITVVTLGSLAYFGFYRQGCVCPIGATQNVAASIVDPELAVPMVVLVFFLLPLLAALLFGRVFCGGVCPLGAIQDVVLLRPMQLPAWIDRWGGLFKYVYLGLAIWFAVLPAEQRDFIICRFDPFVGFFRMTGVAWLMGLGVALLLIGTVIGRPYCRFLCPYGGLLAIVSRFSFWPVSITPDEELDCGLCVDSCPFGAIEDLRAKRSTCLACGRCFAHCPRQQLKWGQIELVDIENLVSEQKPASDPATAKAAK, encoded by the coding sequence ATGGCAAACCAGAAGGATCGAACTTGGACTGCGCGGCAACTCATGGCCGTGCTCGTGCTACTCGCCCTGCTACCCTACGCTTTAGCGCAGGCGCAGGACTATACGCACCAGGAATACACCCGCCAGGCAACCACCGCTCCGCAGGTTGACGACATCGGCGGCGACTACGCTTTGCCCGAAGTGCAACAGTCGCTCCCTCGCTCGGTTTGGCTACAAGGGTTGGACGTAATACTGCTGATCGCCGGCATGGGGGCGATCGCCTACGCGGTGCATCGCGGGCGTCGGCGGTGGGTCATCACGGTGGTCACCCTCGGTTCGCTCGCCTACTTTGGTTTCTACCGCCAAGGCTGTGTCTGCCCGATCGGCGCAACGCAGAACGTGGCCGCTTCGATCGTCGATCCCGAACTGGCCGTGCCGATGGTGGTGCTGGTGTTCTTCTTGCTACCGCTGCTCGCCGCGCTGTTGTTCGGCCGCGTGTTTTGCGGTGGAGTCTGCCCACTGGGAGCGATTCAGGACGTCGTGCTCTTGCGGCCGATGCAACTGCCCGCCTGGATCGATCGCTGGGGAGGACTCTTTAAGTACGTCTACCTTGGGCTGGCAATCTGGTTCGCGGTGCTGCCGGCCGAGCAGCGCGACTTCATCATCTGCCGGTTCGATCCGTTTGTCGGCTTCTTCCGCATGACCGGCGTCGCTTGGCTAATGGGCCTCGGCGTCGCGCTGCTGCTCATCGGCACCGTGATCGGCCGCCCCTACTGCCGATTCCTCTGCCCGTACGGCGGGCTGCTGGCCATCGTCTCGCGGTTCTCGTTCTGGCCAGTCAGCATCACCCCCGACGAAGAACTCGACTGCGGGCTCTGCGTCGATAGCTGCCCGTTCGGTGCGATCGAAGACCTTCGCGCCAAGCGATCGACTTGCCTGGCGTGCGGGCGGTGCTTTGCCCATTGCCCTCGGCAACAACTCAAGTGGGGCCAGATCGAGCTGGTCGACATCGAAAACCTGGTTAGCGAGCAGAAACCAGCAAGCGATCCCGCCACCGCAAAGGCCGCCAAGTGA
- a CDS encoding NAD(P)H-dependent oxidoreductase subunit E, translating to MRIALPARLRRLAGYATAAVLAVCLVVLLVDSVHWSNTYAASRESLDQAEQAAREAPTANDALYSLVEQQTDESLARDRRIRTFSLGAIVSTAVMVLLLRSPATGQPALPETIQHSLPRPNDTTPTSTGDEPSIVAPASTGQAPPPIDLTKVSDIVDRTGNTPQQLIAQLHAIQEEYRYLPTEALDELCRITGTTPAHVAGVASFYARFRTTPCGKHRVEVCRGTACHVAGADRVVEELYRHFGIAPGNDTDLAQQVTVETVGCLGCCDLAPVVSRDGELSAHVRVEDLPEIVEACLESPKSRKYRPRKGGNNATANGQLSWQQLLDWCARRLGGESPADDSAHAVPAAELLSSAESNSDTSIITGLWAGNRQQSLDEYEQQGGFAALAKCLSALKPVEVLSEIDISGLRGRGGGGFPTVRKWRIVADGSGDKYVVCNGDEGDPGAFMDRSIMETSPASVLEGMLIAGYAVGASRGVVYVRGEYPVAVRRMRETIEQLKAKGYLGQGILGSSFDFSIELVEGGGAFVCGEETALIESIMGHRGTPHHRPPYPAVAGLWGRPTLVNNVETLAAVPWILRHGGQPFADLGSTTSKGTKVFSLAGKIRRGGLVEAPMGTTIRQLIDDYGGGVPEGRTLKAVQIGGPSGGCIPAELCDTPVDYEALRELGAIMGSGGLVVLDDTDCMVDVARYFLEFTQQESCGHCTFCRVGTRKLLDLLNKLCEGKASPHDLNEIESLAHGITLGSLCGLGKTAPNPVITTLRYFRHEYEAHLKGHCPSARCKPLVDYVVTHDCVGCTLCAQHCPVAAIEATPYKQHTIDLDLCTRCDACRTTCPELAIETVSPRAKAAPRKPVGMS from the coding sequence GTGAGGATTGCTCTCCCAGCACGACTGCGACGACTCGCCGGCTACGCGACCGCGGCCGTGCTGGCGGTTTGCCTGGTGGTGTTGCTGGTAGATTCGGTCCATTGGAGCAACACCTACGCTGCGAGTCGCGAGAGCCTCGACCAGGCGGAGCAGGCTGCTCGTGAGGCTCCCACAGCGAACGACGCACTCTACTCGTTGGTCGAACAGCAAACCGACGAGTCGCTCGCCCGCGACCGCCGGATTCGTACGTTCAGCCTGGGAGCGATCGTTTCGACGGCCGTCATGGTGCTGCTGCTCCGCAGCCCAGCGACGGGCCAGCCCGCTTTGCCAGAAACCATTCAGCACAGCCTTCCGCGACCGAACGACACGACTCCAACCAGCACCGGCGACGAGCCCTCCATCGTTGCACCTGCGAGCACCGGGCAGGCTCCACCGCCGATTGACCTGACGAAGGTTAGCGACATTGTCGACCGCACTGGCAACACACCGCAGCAGCTGATCGCCCAGTTGCATGCGATTCAGGAGGAGTACCGCTACCTGCCGACCGAAGCGCTCGACGAACTCTGCCGCATCACCGGCACCACGCCCGCCCATGTCGCCGGGGTGGCTTCGTTCTACGCTCGGTTCCGCACTACGCCGTGCGGCAAGCATCGCGTCGAGGTCTGCCGCGGCACCGCCTGCCATGTCGCGGGGGCCGACCGCGTAGTCGAAGAACTCTACCGCCATTTCGGCATCGCGCCGGGCAACGACACCGACCTCGCCCAGCAGGTGACGGTCGAAACGGTCGGCTGCCTCGGCTGCTGCGACCTCGCGCCGGTCGTATCGCGCGACGGAGAACTCTCGGCCCACGTGCGTGTGGAAGACTTGCCGGAGATCGTCGAGGCGTGCCTCGAGTCGCCGAAGAGCCGCAAGTACCGCCCGCGCAAAGGTGGCAACAACGCAACCGCGAATGGGCAACTCTCCTGGCAGCAACTGCTCGACTGGTGCGCCCGCCGCCTGGGGGGAGAGTCCCCCGCCGACGACTCGGCGCACGCAGTGCCCGCTGCGGAGTTGCTTTCCAGCGCGGAGTCGAACAGCGATACCAGCATTATCACCGGACTCTGGGCGGGCAATCGTCAGCAGTCGCTCGACGAGTACGAGCAACAAGGGGGCTTCGCCGCGCTGGCCAAATGCCTTTCGGCTCTCAAGCCCGTAGAGGTGCTGAGCGAGATCGACATCAGCGGACTCCGCGGCCGCGGCGGGGGTGGTTTTCCCACGGTCCGCAAGTGGCGCATCGTGGCCGATGGCTCCGGCGACAAGTACGTGGTCTGCAACGGCGACGAAGGCGACCCCGGCGCGTTCATGGATCGCTCGATCATGGAGACGTCGCCGGCCAGTGTGCTCGAAGGCATGCTCATCGCTGGCTACGCGGTTGGGGCGAGTCGCGGGGTGGTTTACGTCCGCGGCGAGTATCCCGTGGCTGTTCGCCGGATGCGGGAGACCATCGAGCAACTCAAGGCCAAAGGCTATCTCGGCCAAGGTATCCTCGGCAGTTCGTTCGACTTTTCCATCGAGCTCGTCGAAGGTGGCGGCGCTTTTGTATGTGGCGAAGAGACCGCGCTCATCGAGTCGATCATGGGCCACCGCGGCACCCCCCACCATCGCCCCCCCTACCCTGCGGTCGCAGGTTTGTGGGGCCGCCCCACGCTGGTCAACAATGTCGAAACCCTGGCCGCGGTGCCATGGATTCTCCGGCACGGCGGCCAGCCATTCGCCGACCTGGGAAGCACCACCAGCAAAGGAACCAAGGTGTTTTCGCTCGCCGGCAAGATTCGCCGTGGCGGATTGGTCGAAGCCCCGATGGGTACTACGATCCGCCAGCTGATCGACGACTACGGTGGCGGCGTGCCCGAAGGTCGTACCCTGAAGGCGGTGCAGATCGGCGGCCCTTCCGGCGGATGCATCCCCGCGGAGCTGTGCGACACGCCGGTCGACTACGAAGCCCTCCGCGAACTCGGCGCGATCATGGGCTCCGGCGGTTTGGTGGTACTCGACGATACCGACTGCATGGTCGATGTCGCCCGCTACTTCCTCGAGTTCACCCAGCAGGAATCTTGCGGGCACTGCACGTTCTGCCGAGTCGGCACCCGCAAACTGCTCGACCTGCTGAACAAGCTGTGCGAAGGGAAAGCGTCGCCACACGATTTGAACGAAATCGAATCGCTCGCCCACGGCATCACACTCGGCAGCTTGTGTGGCCTTGGCAAAACCGCCCCGAACCCGGTGATCACCACGCTGCGATACTTCCGCCACGAGTACGAAGCCCACCTCAAGGGGCATTGCCCGAGCGCGCGATGCAAGCCGCTGGTCGACTACGTGGTGACCCACGATTGCGTCGGCTGCACGCTCTGTGCCCAGCATTGCCCGGTGGCCGCCATCGAAGCAACGCCCTACAAGCAGCACACCATCGACCTTGATCTCTGCACCCGCTGCGATGCCTGCCGAACCACTTGTCCCGAACTGGCGATCGAAACCGTGAGTCCCCGCGCGAAAGCCGCGCCGCGCAAACCAGTGGGGATGAGTTGA